A single Streptomyces sannanensis DNA region contains:
- a CDS encoding ATP-binding protein: MNQATPQVGTLTGTFTQLLSSTRRGARLARLLAVTELRSWGVPQDLTERAEVIVGELAANAVLHGRLPGRCFRLTFVLDPVAGRLRVEVTDACGDLRPPIPPADTEPDPLRPGGRGLLLVAALADHWDCVPSPPSGKTVRAVLSAPPEA; encoded by the coding sequence ATGAACCAAGCAACGCCCCAAGTCGGCACTCTCACCGGCACCTTCACGCAACTGCTGTCGTCCACGCGGCGCGGCGCCCGGCTCGCCCGGCTCCTCGCTGTAACCGAGCTGCGATCCTGGGGCGTCCCGCAGGACCTCACGGAGCGTGCCGAAGTCATCGTTGGGGAACTCGCCGCCAATGCCGTTCTCCACGGCCGCCTACCCGGCCGCTGCTTCCGGCTCACGTTCGTCCTCGACCCGGTGGCCGGCCGCCTGCGCGTCGAGGTCACCGACGCCTGCGGGGACCTGCGCCCGCCAATCCCTCCGGCGGACACCGAACCCGATCCGCTCCGCCCCGGCGGGCGCGGCCTGTTGCTCGTGGCCGCCCTCGCCGACCACTGGGACTGCGTCCCCTCCCCGCCCAGCGGCAAGACCGTCCGGGCGGTGCTCTCCGCACCGCCCGAAGCGTGA
- a CDS encoding ornithine cyclodeaminase family protein: MKDLLFIDADDIARALSPSAAADAVADVLRAGLDPETCPPRANVPVPAGELLLMPAAAGAYAGVKIAGVAPANPGRGLPRITGGYLLLEGATLMPVALLDGAALTSLRTPAVSAVAIRHLAEPDAGHLVLFGAGPQAYGHLEAALAERPLTRLTVVSRTASAAEALVAHARTAFGLDARTGTPDEVSGADLVVCCTTAREPLFDGRLVPEHATVVAVGSHEPDARETDTALVSRSRVFVEARSVALREAGDLIIPVREGALEPGRIVGTLADLVSGRTAPGPGGPRFFKSVGMAWQDLAVAAAVHRAVERRGRGCVERENARRVPTKEGPEHDRPSTQP; the protein is encoded by the coding sequence GTGAAAGACCTCCTGTTCATCGACGCGGACGACATCGCCCGCGCACTGTCCCCCTCCGCCGCGGCCGACGCCGTGGCGGATGTCCTGAGGGCGGGCCTCGACCCGGAGACCTGCCCGCCCCGCGCCAACGTCCCCGTACCGGCGGGAGAGTTGCTGCTGATGCCCGCCGCCGCCGGGGCGTACGCGGGAGTGAAGATCGCGGGTGTGGCCCCGGCCAACCCCGGGCGCGGGCTTCCCCGCATCACCGGCGGCTACCTGCTGCTGGAGGGCGCCACCCTGATGCCCGTGGCGCTCCTGGACGGCGCCGCGCTGACGTCCCTGCGCACCCCGGCGGTCTCCGCCGTGGCCATCCGGCACCTGGCCGAACCCGACGCCGGGCACCTGGTGCTCTTCGGCGCCGGCCCGCAGGCGTACGGCCATCTGGAAGCGGCCCTCGCAGAAAGGCCGTTGACCAGGCTGACCGTCGTGTCGCGTACCGCGTCGGCCGCCGAGGCCCTCGTCGCGCACGCCCGTACGGCATTCGGCCTCGACGCCCGCACCGGAACCCCGGACGAGGTGTCCGGCGCCGATCTGGTCGTCTGCTGCACCACGGCACGCGAGCCGCTCTTCGACGGACGACTGGTTCCCGAGCACGCCACCGTCGTCGCCGTCGGCTCGCACGAACCGGACGCCCGCGAGACGGACACCGCGCTGGTGAGCCGCTCCCGTGTCTTCGTCGAGGCGCGCTCCGTCGCACTGCGGGAAGCCGGAGATCTGATCATTCCGGTGCGTGAAGGGGCCCTCGAGCCCGGCCGGATCGTCGGTACGCTCGCGGATCTCGTGTCCGGCCGGACCGCCCCCGGACCCGGTGGCCCCCGCTTCTTCAAGAGCGTGGGCATGGCCTGGCAGGACCTCGCCGTCGCGGCCGCGGTCCACCGGGCCGTCGAGCGAAGGGGGCGCGGTTGTGTCGAAAGGGAGAACGCGCGCAGGGTCCCGACGAAGGAGGGACCCGAGCACGATCGACCGTCGACACAGCCTTGA
- a CDS encoding GntR family transcriptional regulator, with product MGDLKQRTLITARERLRDQVAQALHAALIAGELRPGQIYSAPGLAADFGVSATPVREAMLDLAREGLVEPVRNKGFRVTELSERDLDQYTELRALIEVPTIGRVTEKCSRDTLEDLRPLAEAIVECARAHDLIGYLEADRRFHLALLALSGNDRLVETVGDLRKRSRLYGLTALDERGELISSAEEHLELLDHMVAGDAKAAMACMARHLGHVRSVWAKEGEEPV from the coding sequence ATGGGCGACCTGAAGCAGCGCACTCTGATCACTGCCCGGGAGCGGCTGCGTGACCAGGTCGCCCAGGCCCTGCACGCCGCACTGATCGCCGGCGAACTGCGCCCCGGCCAGATCTACTCCGCGCCCGGTCTCGCCGCCGACTTCGGCGTCTCGGCCACCCCCGTGCGCGAGGCGATGCTCGACCTCGCGCGCGAGGGGCTGGTCGAACCCGTACGCAACAAGGGTTTCCGGGTCACGGAGTTGAGCGAGCGTGACCTCGACCAGTACACCGAACTGCGCGCCCTCATCGAGGTTCCCACCATCGGCAGGGTCACCGAGAAGTGCTCCCGGGACACGCTCGAGGATCTCCGTCCCCTCGCCGAGGCCATCGTGGAGTGCGCCCGCGCGCACGACCTCATCGGCTATCTGGAGGCGGACCGCCGCTTCCACCTCGCCCTCCTCGCCCTGTCCGGCAACGACCGGCTGGTCGAGACGGTCGGTGATCTGCGCAAGCGCTCCCGGCTGTACGGCCTCACCGCGCTCGACGAGCGCGGTGAGCTGATCTCCTCCGCCGAGGAACACCTCGAGCTCCTCGACCACATGGTGGCCGGTGACGCGAAGGCCGCCATGGCCTGCATGGCACGGCATCTCGGGCACGTACGTTCCGTGTGGGCAAAGGAGGGCGAGGAACCCGTCTGA